Genomic DNA from Perca flavescens isolate YP-PL-M2 chromosome 23, PFLA_1.0, whole genome shotgun sequence:
CAAGCTGCTTCTGGATTACGGAGCCAAAGTTAACCCTTCCCTCACAGCGCTCACCGCCTCACCGCTCCACGAGGCCTGCATACAAGGTAAATATTCAGCAATTAGAGAAAGTttaatttccgggattgttcaagTGCCGCtgaaaattccgccggatgtccgtcaccttcctcttcctttgtgttggcgttctaaactccggtggatttgtgaggactatggttaactgctcctcagatctctgcagggtaaatccagacagctagctagactatctgtccaatctgagctttctgttgcacgactaaaacaacttttgaacatacacgttccaccaaaacaagttccttcccgaggctactttgcagaggcaccgtggctccgtccggcgcttagcgccacccaagacgattgtgattggtttaaagaaatgccaatgaaccagagcacattttctcccatcccggaatgctgtgtgggctagccagaccctcctccgcagcgctgtggaggaaggtctgggaaTGCGACACTATACCCCATCAGACCTCTTTACTGTGTGTAAAACTTCACTTTCCTCTCAGGTAATGTTGAAATAGTGAAGCTGATGATAGCCAGCGGTGCCCAGCTGGAGGCGTATGATGTCCACTTTGGTCCCCCGCTCCACATCGCATGTGCTAAAGGACACGTGGACTGTGTCAAGGAGCTGCTTCATGCAGGTCAGCAggagggctgcaggtcagaaaaGTGTGGTAAAGAATAATTTGAACGGCTGTCATTTCCAAACTGACGTTCTTTCTCTTAACCTACCTCATTTAATTCTGCTTTTCTCACTCATTTCCTACATTTCTCACATTGTCCTTCGGCTATACCCAGAAAAGAGGCCCTGCAGGCTGTTGCACCAGATAGTTCAAAAGTAGTCGGGGTCCTCGCCAACACTCCATggtgatttgttttttcataGCACAAGCTGTCATTGGATGGGATGGGATATTTAACAGGGGTTTTAATAAACCTTCCAAACAGCCTCTGGTATTCACTTAGGTTAGTACATTAGAAAATGTAACTTGCAGAGACTTGAATCTTGTGTTAGATTGGTAATCCATCACAGTATTCATACAGGGGTTCTGTACTATTTTTGTCGTAGTCCCGCCATTGTTGAATGGTGCAGAGTGGAAGCAGGgactgtttttaaaaaagtttatattgtaagatagaaaaaaaacattttcctaaGTTTATATCCTAATGGTATGACTTTCAAAAAATCCCCAGCAGTAAGCAACAGATTGATTCTGGTCTATtagggcagtggttcccaaaccttTTCACATCAAGTCCCCCGAAACTGGCACAAAGTAGACCGCCAAGATTTTGTCCCAGGGTCCCCCATctgatttttgcttttagatgttttcttACTTTTATTAGAAGTGTGTGAAACCGATGGCCAAAGTATTCATACATTCTGCCATTCGGTTACTTATACATTGGaattataatgaaaataaaggctttctctttttgctggggaccccctggaaccTCCTCAAGGACCTCTGGGGGTCCCCggaccccactttgggaaccactatATTAGGGTCTAGAAATGAGTATCTGTGCCTCTTTTATGATGCATTTCTTACTTTATGATTGTTGCATGTCAGTGCAGATTGACAGCTTTAAAATGAGTCCCTTGCTCTAAAGGAACCGACGACAAAATTACAATAAAGTTCACGTTTGGTATCtttaagacaaagaaaatacaTCAGCAAGCAAACAGAACGAGAATGCAGGATTTATTGTCAACTGTATTAGCACTGCATGAGGGCAATCATTTACATCATTTCAGCTGTCATGAATCCACACATCCAAACAAACCTGAGCCTGAGCTTAGCTTAACTTCCTGCAGGTGCCAATGTGAACTCGGTGAAGTTCCACGAGATAGCTCTGCACCATGCAGCACGAGTGGAAATGGTGGACATGATCGAGCTGTTGATGGAGTTCGGAGCCAACGTCTACGCCAGCGACAACCTGGACAGAAAGCCTGTAGACTACACAACACCTGCGTCTCCCGCTCACACCTGCCTCAGGTTTTATGAAAGTAAGTTCATGCGCGCTATCTGCAATCTTTTCTCAGTTTTGCTTTTGAATCGTGATAGTGTATATGGACGACGATTCATTTAGAGGACTGCTCCGGGCCGCCGGAGGTTCCCGCCGGATGTCACccattttcggccagatgtccgtcaccttccgctttctttgtgttggcgttctaaactccggttgatttctgaggactatggttaactgctccccagatctctgcagggtaaatccagacagctagctagactatctgtccaatctgagttttctgttgcacgattaaaactacttttgaatgtacacaccttccaccaaaacaagttccttcccgaggctattttgcagagacaccgtACCTGCGTCCAGAGCtgagcaccgcccatgacgattgtgattgatttaaagaaatggcaataaaccagagcacgttttttttcccaagctggaatgctgtgtggactacccagaccctcctccgcagcgctgtgaaggaaggtctggcaatgcagaGTAGAATCGGGATAACCTGGCTCATGAAAACCTCTTCTTGTCTTGTCGACAGGAAATCCTCTGAGCCTGCAGCAGCTTTGTCGAATCACTGTGAGGCTGAGGCTTGGTACCAAAGCGTCGGAGGCCATAGGCCAGCTGGACGTATCCCATCGAATCCACAGCTACCTCCAGCACTGTTATCATCCTGCATCACTACAGAGGGACACATGAACAGATTCATAAGCCTCAATGAGAGACTGGTGTTTGATTTCAGGtataataaaaaagaagcaCTGTGGACAACATCTGCTAATTGCAAATATATCAGGTCATCCACCATATTTCTTTAATGCAGGATTGGATAGGATGTCATCATTGCTGCTTAAATTAGGTTGTTGAATAGTAATATTGTTAATCTTTGATGTAAGAAGTCTTACAAAATAAACTCCTTTAGCCTTAGGTGGAATTGGAAAAAGCAGTAACTTAACTACAACGTTACTTGTGTATTTTTCCAACATAAGTTTTATCTTTAAGGGTGATGGGAAACAAACTGAAGTGAGAATAATGTATTATTGCTTTGTTTTAGTGTAAAAACTACAAGTCCCGACTTGCGCTTTAAGTTCCAGTAATGTCACGTGACTCCCGCCGCATGTAAACATTAAACGACGCAGCTGGTTACAAACGAACATCTCGTGTCTCTGCGTCTGTTTAAACGTTGTTAATTTATCCCGGAGAAGGAGTAAAAAAAGACAGGATGGA
This window encodes:
- the asb13a.1 gene encoding ankyrin repeat and SOCS box protein 13a.1 isoform X1; this encodes MDVTAARRSFLCDIGFWADRTALHEAASHGRALQLKQLIESGASVNVVTVDNITPLHEACIQAHPNCARLLLEAGAQVDVRTIHGSTPLCNACASSSLECVKLLLDYGAKVNPSLTALTASPLHEACIQGNVEIVKLMIASGAQLEAYDVHFGPPLHIACAKGHVDCVKELLHAGANVNSVKFHEIALHHAARVEMVDMIELLMEFGANVYASDNLDRKPVDYTTPASPAHTCLRFYERNPLSLQQLCRITVRLRLGTKASEAIGQLDVSHRIHSYLQHCYHPASLQRDT
- the asb13a.1 gene encoding ankyrin repeat and SOCS box protein 13a.1 isoform X2, whose amino-acid sequence is MDVTAARRSFLCDIGFWADRTALHEAASHGRALQLKQLIESGASVNVVTVDNITPLHEACIQAHPNCARLLLEAGAQVDVRTIHGSTPLCNACASSSLECVKLLLDYGAKVNPSLTALTASPLHEACIQGNVEIVKLMIASGAQLEAYDVHFGPPLHIACAKGHVDCVKELLHAGQQEGCRCQCELGEVPRDSSAPCSTSGNGGHDRAVDGVRSQRLRQRQPGQKACRLHNTCVSRSHLPQVL